A window of Nicotiana tabacum cultivar K326 chromosome 24, ASM71507v2, whole genome shotgun sequence contains these coding sequences:
- the LOC142178195 gene encoding uncharacterized protein LOC142178195 translates to MEDLLTAKDFELWTILNQGPLIPIKQNAQSETVPEDPSEFVVADFRMMEKNANTKKILICKLGTDEYNRISVCSNAKQIWDALQIAHEETNQVKRSRIELLMRNYELFSMKESEPIQDMMTRFIIINNKLKSLGNMFTLEELVSKFLRILPALWESKVIAIQEAKELDKISLDELVGNLKTHEMRKIELRKEEPNKDKTLVLKASEDDESDYDDPDLTMFAKFKRFMKNSKSASKRETSSKHKQIDKANYDGCYKCAYEDSGSDQEEEKDDEAISLYVVIDELQVVKTEPQVQLGMHIGRPHLFDEHHYDKWKLRMEIFLQTTDFDLWVIFSHGPILPTKLDGEGNKCNKREEEYDEEDRQLVQKNAKAKDLLYKSLSRNTLLRVSSCISAHDIWRTLKTDFENQNIKVALMVIEESKIEEEVIGMIAMSDSKTEDEANQVSVSDLKENIHAMSKNQLMDIIVTLMNEMDKMSNGNDQLINNLSCVKLDIKEFESDKASLKKQVKDLKNQVLELTSENKKSPDTHGKIKMSDLNTFGIAKNVKKEEDPKVNTPVHTKWIKVNKKIASNPLPFWVKPSKEGVCHLEMGKGPDNRRLGHANLSQLNKLAAKDLVLGLPKVEFTSDKVCDACVRGKHFRSSFKSKKFVSTSKLLELLHMDLYGPMRIRSRRGKRCMVRPIFEKTPYELLRGRKSNITYLRAFGCKCFVHNNGKEVLGKFDNRSDEEIFLGYSPHNKAYKVEDYDIGFTGDGDTKESDEDGSENHKKNK, encoded by the exons ATGGAAGATTTGTTGACAGCTAAAGACTTTGAACTATGGACCATATTAAACCAAGGTCCTTTGATTCCTATAAAACAAAATGCACAAAGTGAAACAGTTCCTGAGGACCCCTCCGAATTTGTGGTAGCAGATTTcagaatgatggagaagaatgcaaaCACTAAGAAAATCCTTATCTGTAAACTTGGTACTGATGAGTACAACCGAATTTCTGTGTGCTCTAATGCGAAACAGATATGGGATGCACTCCAAATTGCTCATGAAGAAACAAATCAAGTAAAAAGATCAAGAATTGAACTACTCATGAGAAACTATGAGCTTTTCTCCATGAAAGAGTCTGAGCCCATCCAGGATATGATGACTAGGTTCATTATAATAAACAATAAACTAAAATCACTTGGAAATATGTTTACCTTAGAAGAGTTGGTTAGCAAATTTCTAAGAATCCTTCCAGCTTTATGGGAATCAAAAGTCATTGCAATCCAGGAAGCCAAGGAATTGGATAAAATCTCACTTGATGAGTTGGTTGGAAACTTGAAAACTCATGAAATGAGAAAGATAGAACTACGCAAAGAAGAACCAAATAAGGACAAGACCTTGGTTCTTAAAGCATCCGAGGATGATGAATCTGACTATGATGATCCTGATCTAACAATGTTTGCCAAGTTCAAGAGGTTCATGAAGAATTCCAAAAGTGCATCCAAGAGAGAGACCAGTAGTAAGCACAAGCAGATCGACAAAGCTAACTATGATGGGTGCTACAAGTGTG CATATGAGGATAGTGGGAGTGATCAAGAGGAAGAAAAGGATGATGAGGCTATAAGTCTCTATGTTGTGATTGATGAACTCCAAGTTGTGAAGACAGAACCCCAAGTACAGCTTGGAATGCACATTGGAAGACCTCATTTGTTTGATGAACACCACTATGATAAATGGAAGCTACGTATGGAAATATTTCTTCAGACTACGGACTTTGACCTATGGGTAATTTTCAGTCATGGACCAATTCTTCCAACCAAATTGGATGGTGAAGGTAACAAGTGCAACAAAAGAGAAGAGGAATACGATGAGGAAGATCGTCAGCTAGTTCAAAAAAATGCTAAAGCAAAGGACTTGCTCTACAAAAGTCTGTCTAGAAACACCCTCCTCAGAGTGTCCTCTTGCATTTCTGCTCATGATATATGGAGGACATTGAAAACTGACTTTGAAAATCAAAACATCAAAGTGGCTCTGATGGTGATTGAAGAATCAAAAATAGAGGAAGAAGTGATAGGAATGATAGCCATGAGTGATTCAAAAACTGAAGATGAGGCAAACCAGGTAAGTGTATCTgacttgaaagaaaatattcatgCTATGTCCAAAAATCAGCTGATGGACATAATtgtgaccttaatgaatgaaatggaTAAAATGAGTAATGGAAATGATCAGCTAATCAACAACCTTTCTTGTGTCAAACTTGATATCAAAGAGTTTGAATCTGACAAAGCTAGTTTAAAGAAACAGGTCAAAGACcttaagaaccaggttcttgaacttacTTCTGAGAATAAGAAGTCTCCTGATACCCATGGCAAAATAAAAATGAGTGATCT AAACACTTTTGGTATTGCTAAAAATGTTAAGAAGGAAGAGGATCCAAAGGTTAATACTCCTGTCCACACTAAGTGGATTAAGGTTAACAAGAAAATAGCTTCTAATCCTCTCCCCTTCTGG GTTAAG CCTTCCAAGGAGGGAGTGTGTCATTTGGAAATGGGAAAAGGGCCAGATAACAG AAGACTGGGACATGCTAATCTCTCTCAGCTCAACAAGTTGGCAGCGAAGGACTTGGTCCTTGGGCTACCTAAAGTTGAGTTTACCTCTGACAAAGTATGTGATGCATGTGTTAGAGGGAAACATTTTAGGTCATCCTTTAAATCTAAGAAGTTTGTAAGTACTTCTAAACTTCTGGAACTCCTTCACATGGATCTATATGGACCAATGAGAATAAGGAGCAGAAGAGGTAAGAG ATGCATGGTCAGACCCATTTttgagaaaactccctatgagttacttcgaGGAAGAAAATCCAATATCACTTACCTGAGAGCCTTTGGATGCAAATGTTTTGTGCATAATAATGGGAAAGAAGTTCTAGGTAAGTTTGATAACAGAAGTGATGAGGAAATTTTCTTGGGTTACTCTCCACATAATAAGGCCTATaag GTTGAAGATTATGACATAGGATTCACTGGTGATGGAGATACAAAGGAATCTGATGAAGACGGATCTGAAaaccacaagaagaacaaatga